Proteins from one Cydia fagiglandana chromosome 13, ilCydFagi1.1, whole genome shotgun sequence genomic window:
- the LOC134669936 gene encoding ras-related protein Ral-a isoform X1, translated as MFSALAYQLSTTFLEECDKKNPQKSSEAAKFTDYFGVYDNMGACASKCGASRFRRPVPAKMSKKPAPAPTLHKVIMVGSGGVGKSALTLQFMYDEFVEDYEPTKADSYRKKVVLDGEEVQIDILDTAGQEDYAAIRDNYFRSGEGFLCVFSITEPESFDATQEFREQILRVKNAENIPFLLVGNKSDLAEKRRVPLDACRERATAWQVPYVETSAKTRDNVDKVFLTLIRDLSRQKAGIEEELPQPRSRRNCACHKQCCVIC; from the exons AATCCTCAGAAGTCTTCGGAGGCCGCCAAGTTCACGGACTACTTCGGGGTCTACGACAACATGGGAGCTTGCGCATCCAAGTGCGGG GCGTCCCGTTTCCGGCGGCCGGTCCCCGCCAAGATGTCGAAGAAGCCGGCGCCCGCGCCGACCCTGCACAAGGTCATCATGGTGGGCTCGGGTGGCGTGGGCAAGTCCGCCCTCACCCTACAGTTCATGTATGACGAGTTCGTTGAAGACTACGAGCCTACTAAAGCCGACAGCTATAGGAAAAAG GTTGTCCTGGACGGCGAAGAAGTCCAGATCGACATCCTAGACACAGCCGGGCAGGAGGACTACGCAGCCATCCGGGATAACTATTTCCGGTCCGGCGAGGGCTTCCTCTGCGTCTTCTCCATCACCGAGCCCGAGAGCTTTGACGCCACGCAAGAGTTCAG GGAACAGATCCTTCGCGTAAAGAACGCCGAGAACATTCCCTTCCTGCTCGTCGGCAACAAGTCCGACCTGGCGGAGAAGCGGCGGGTGCCGCTTGACGCGTGCCGGGAGCGGGCGACGGCCTGGCAGGTGCCTTACGTCGAGACCTCCGCCAAGACGAGGGACAACGTCGACAAG GTATTCTTGACTCTGATTCGGGACCTGTCGCGGCAGAAAGCGGGGATCGAGGAAGAGCTACCACAGCCACGATCCAGGAGGAATTGCGCCTGCCATAAACAATGTTGTGTCATCTGTTGA
- the LOC134669936 gene encoding ras-related protein Ral-a isoform X2 — translation MFSALAYQLSTTFLEECDKKNPQKSSEAAKFTDYFGVYDNMGACASKCGASRFRRPVPAKMSKKPAPAPTLHKVIMVGSGGVGKSALTLQFMYDEFVEDYEPTKADSYRKKVVLDGEEVQIDILDTAGQEDYAAIRDNYFRSGEGFLCVFSITEPESFDATQEFREQILRVKNAENIPFLLVGNKSDLAEKRRVPLDACRERATAWQVPYVETSAKTRDNVDKVFFDLMREIRSRKSDDSRAGGDEVKKKRKRIKCAIL, via the exons AATCCTCAGAAGTCTTCGGAGGCCGCCAAGTTCACGGACTACTTCGGGGTCTACGACAACATGGGAGCTTGCGCATCCAAGTGCGGG GCGTCCCGTTTCCGGCGGCCGGTCCCCGCCAAGATGTCGAAGAAGCCGGCGCCCGCGCCGACCCTGCACAAGGTCATCATGGTGGGCTCGGGTGGCGTGGGCAAGTCCGCCCTCACCCTACAGTTCATGTATGACGAGTTCGTTGAAGACTACGAGCCTACTAAAGCCGACAGCTATAGGAAAAAG GTTGTCCTGGACGGCGAAGAAGTCCAGATCGACATCCTAGACACAGCCGGGCAGGAGGACTACGCAGCCATCCGGGATAACTATTTCCGGTCCGGCGAGGGCTTCCTCTGCGTCTTCTCCATCACCGAGCCCGAGAGCTTTGACGCCACGCAAGAGTTCAG GGAACAGATCCTTCGCGTAAAGAACGCCGAGAACATTCCCTTCCTGCTCGTCGGCAACAAGTCCGACCTGGCGGAGAAGCGGCGGGTGCCGCTTGACGCGTGCCGGGAGCGGGCGACGGCCTGGCAGGTGCCTTACGTCGAGACCTCCGCCAAGACGAGGGACAACGTCGACAAG GTGTTCTTCGACCTGATGCGCGAGATCCGGTCACGCAAGTCGGACGACTCGCGCGCCGGCGGCGACGAGGTCAAGAAGAAGAGGAAGAGGATCAAGTGCGCCATCCTCTAA
- the LOC134669936 gene encoding ras-related protein Ral-a isoform X3 yields MGACASKCGASRFRRPVPAKMSKKPAPAPTLHKVIMVGSGGVGKSALTLQFMYDEFVEDYEPTKADSYRKKVVLDGEEVQIDILDTAGQEDYAAIRDNYFRSGEGFLCVFSITEPESFDATQEFREQILRVKNAENIPFLLVGNKSDLAEKRRVPLDACRERATAWQVPYVETSAKTRDNVDKVFLTLIRDLSRQKAGIEEELPQPRSRRNCACHKQCCVIC; encoded by the exons ATGGGAGCTTGCGCATCCAAGTGCGGG GCGTCCCGTTTCCGGCGGCCGGTCCCCGCCAAGATGTCGAAGAAGCCGGCGCCCGCGCCGACCCTGCACAAGGTCATCATGGTGGGCTCGGGTGGCGTGGGCAAGTCCGCCCTCACCCTACAGTTCATGTATGACGAGTTCGTTGAAGACTACGAGCCTACTAAAGCCGACAGCTATAGGAAAAAG GTTGTCCTGGACGGCGAAGAAGTCCAGATCGACATCCTAGACACAGCCGGGCAGGAGGACTACGCAGCCATCCGGGATAACTATTTCCGGTCCGGCGAGGGCTTCCTCTGCGTCTTCTCCATCACCGAGCCCGAGAGCTTTGACGCCACGCAAGAGTTCAG GGAACAGATCCTTCGCGTAAAGAACGCCGAGAACATTCCCTTCCTGCTCGTCGGCAACAAGTCCGACCTGGCGGAGAAGCGGCGGGTGCCGCTTGACGCGTGCCGGGAGCGGGCGACGGCCTGGCAGGTGCCTTACGTCGAGACCTCCGCCAAGACGAGGGACAACGTCGACAAG GTATTCTTGACTCTGATTCGGGACCTGTCGCGGCAGAAAGCGGGGATCGAGGAAGAGCTACCACAGCCACGATCCAGGAGGAATTGCGCCTGCCATAAACAATGTTGTGTCATCTGTTGA